A window of Pedobacter lusitanus contains these coding sequences:
- a CDS encoding Hsp20/alpha crystallin family protein, whose protein sequence is MTLIKFNEKRDKDVLNPGFNTIFESFFNDSFISDRMTSRVPAVNICETDDHYHIELAAPGLKKEDFKISQEGNMLNISVEKKTEQTEDNKKYNRREYSYSSFVRSFSLPESADDGNIEAAYTDGVLKIDVAKKEEAKMLSREITIK, encoded by the coding sequence ATGACCTTAATAAAATTCAATGAAAAAAGAGACAAAGACGTATTAAACCCGGGGTTTAATACCATCTTCGAATCATTCTTTAATGATTCATTTATTTCAGACCGGATGACTTCAAGAGTACCAGCAGTGAATATCTGTGAAACAGATGACCATTATCATATAGAACTGGCTGCCCCTGGTCTGAAAAAAGAAGACTTCAAGATCAGTCAGGAAGGGAATATGCTGAACATATCAGTCGAGAAAAAAACAGAGCAAACAGAGGACAATAAAAAGTATAACCGCAGGGAATACAGCTATAGTTCATTTGTACGTTCTTTCTCACTACCGGAATCTGCTGATGACGGAAATATCGAAGCAGCATATACAGATGGCGTATTGAAAATCGACGTAGCAAAAAAAGAAGAGGCAAAAATGCTGAGCCGGGAAATAACTATAAAATAA
- a CDS encoding DUF892 family protein gives MTTAFSPGIDPLTGLPDSYTDHSISREQSDKTKKTTQFHQLFVEELQDMLWADEHLLKLLRELEKAAENSSLKTMLNKHLTQTVIHVQRLREMFEKLKQQPKLEKCQGMAGLIAEAELLVEHTDRNPLVRDAAIIMAMQKINQYEMASYETMVTFAEQWGHFSIKELLLATLKEKWQTDTELANIAVIVMAP, from the coding sequence ATGACTACTGCATTCTCACCCGGTATTGATCCGCTAACAGGATTACCAGATAGCTATACTGATCATTCCATCTCACGGGAACAATCAGATAAAACAAAAAAAACGACCCAGTTTCATCAGCTCTTTGTTGAAGAATTGCAGGATATGCTGTGGGCTGATGAACATTTATTAAAATTACTCAGGGAGCTGGAAAAAGCAGCTGAAAATAGCTCGCTAAAAACAATGCTTAACAAGCATCTCACTCAAACTGTAATTCATGTGCAAAGACTCAGAGAGATGTTTGAAAAACTAAAACAGCAACCCAAACTGGAAAAATGCCAGGGTATGGCCGGATTAATCGCTGAAGCCGAATTACTGGTTGAACATACCGACAGGAACCCATTGGTCAGAGATGCTGCTATCATCATGGCCATGCAAAAAATAAATCAATATGAAATGGCCAGCTATGAAACTATGGTCACATTTGCAGAACAATGGGGCCACTTCTCCATCAAAGAGTTATTACTGGCCACACTTAAAGAAAAATGGCAGACGGATACAGAACTCGCAAATATTGCTGTTATAGTCATGGCTCCTTAA